One window from the genome of Breoghania sp. L-A4 encodes:
- a CDS encoding L,D-transpeptidase: MWSVLLVGPFCLPAVAPSSKWGVSMRIVLAIVSFCAFLGLSVPALTTQANATVRPGFRSGGPDIIAVVDISDQRLRVFRSGKLLHTWKVSTAARGYRTPVGRYTPYRIHKMWRSRKYQNAPMPYSVFFHKGWAVHGTDAIKRLGRPASHGCVRLHPKNAKVLYSLVREAGMQNASIVVQK; this comes from the coding sequence TTGTGGAGCGTCCTGCTCGTCGGCCCTTTCTGTCTGCCAGCCGTCGCTCCGTCGTCGAAATGGGGGGTGAGTATGCGTATTGTCTTGGCTATCGTATCGTTTTGCGCGTTTTTGGGACTGTCGGTGCCGGCACTGACAACCCAGGCAAACGCGACGGTTCGTCCGGGCTTTCGCTCCGGCGGACCAGACATCATCGCCGTGGTGGATATTTCCGATCAGCGGCTTCGGGTCTTTCGCTCCGGCAAGCTGCTGCACACCTGGAAGGTCTCCACGGCCGCGCGCGGCTATCGGACGCCGGTTGGGCGATATACGCCCTATCGCATTCACAAGATGTGGCGGTCGCGCAAATATCAGAACGCGCCCATGCCGTACTCGGTGTTCTTCCACAAGGGCTGGGCGGTGCACGGCACCGACGCGATCAAGCGTTTGGGGCGCCCCGCGTCGCACGGCTGCGTGCGCCTGCATCCCAAGAATGCAAAAGTTCTTTATTCGCTCGTGCGCGAAGCCGGAATGCAAAACGCTTCCATCGTGGTGCAGAAGTAG
- a CDS encoding MarR family transcriptional regulator translates to MSKPGMLPYETTILVRDSCLCLHVQRAARALARRFDDALRPLGLTNGQFSLLMSLNRPHPPAIGQVAEVLAMDRTTLTAALKSLERRGLVTIECNPADKRSRLLHLTNDGRALLARAFPVWKQHHAEIDAALQDADRLRGDLNQVLALRPVPV, encoded by the coding sequence ATGTCAAAACCCGGTATGCTTCCGTACGAAACGACCATTCTTGTCCGCGACAGCTGTCTGTGCCTGCATGTTCAGCGCGCGGCGCGTGCGCTGGCGCGCCGCTTTGATGACGCGCTCAGGCCACTGGGGCTGACCAACGGGCAATTCTCGTTGCTGATGTCGCTCAACCGCCCGCATCCTCCCGCCATCGGCCAGGTGGCGGAGGTGCTGGCGATGGACAGGACCACGCTCACCGCCGCGCTCAAGAGCCTTGAGCGGCGCGGTCTCGTCACAATCGAATGCAACCCGGCTGACAAGCGGTCCCGGCTTCTCCACCTGACCAATGACGGACGCGCCCTTCTGGCGCGCGCCTTCCCCGTCTGGAAACAGCATCACGCCGAAATCGACGCCGCTTTGCAGGATGCGGACCGTCTGCGCGGGGATCTCAATCAGGTGCTTGCGCTGCGGCCCGTCCCGGTCTGA
- a CDS encoding DUF3008 family protein, which translates to MPAKSKAQQKAAGAALSAKRGETNKSDLKGAARSMYESMSEEELEEFASGSRKGKPEHVPDS; encoded by the coding sequence ATGCCAGCGAAATCCAAGGCGCAGCAGAAGGCTGCGGGCGCGGCCCTTTCGGCGAAACGCGGCGAGACGAACAAGTCGGACCTGAAAGGGGCCGCCAGGTCGATGTACGAGAGCATGAGCGAGGAGGAGCTTGAAGAGTTCGCCTCCGGAAGCCGCAAGGGAAAGCCCGAGCATGTGCCCGATTCCTGA
- a CDS encoding helix-turn-helix domain-containing protein, whose amino-acid sequence MPRSRHKRLDCSPGCAVEGTPELISGKWKGVVLYHLFEGAQRTLTIQLRAPEADGLISRRVYPVVPPKVEYSLTPRGRSLEPVIRALRAWGDEHVDLAPKTAKADAVAAVRHSA is encoded by the coding sequence ATACCGCGCAGCCGCCACAAGCGTCTTGATTGCAGTCCCGGCTGCGCCGTGGAAGGCACGCCCGAACTCATCTCCGGAAAGTGGAAGGGCGTCGTGCTCTATCATTTGTTCGAGGGCGCGCAGCGCACGTTGACCATTCAGTTGCGCGCGCCGGAAGCCGATGGGCTGATCAGCCGCAGGGTCTATCCAGTGGTGCCGCCGAAGGTGGAGTACAGCCTGACCCCGCGCGGCCGCAGCCTTGAACCCGTGATCCGCGCGCTGAGGGCCTGGGGTGATGAGCATGTGGACCTGGCGCCGAAGACCGCTAAGGCCGATGCTGTTGCCGCCGTACGCCACTCTGCTTGA
- a CDS encoding zinc-binding alcohol dehydrogenase family protein, which produces MRAVGYQKSLPIEDPASLVDIEQPKPEPSGRDLLVKIHAISVNPVDTKVRRRAEPEAGGWKILGWDAAGTVEAVGPDATLFKPGDAVYYAGALERPGTNAEFHLVDERIVGRKPASLSWAGAAALPLTAITAWEALFDRLTVNRAVPGGRNAILIIGGAGGVGSIAIQLIRRLTDITIIATASRAETRSWVEDLGAHHVVDHSRPLAAEVAALGIGAPAFVFSTTNTEDHLAQIVELIAPQGRFALIDDPAALDVMPFKRKSVSTHWEFMFTRSMFSTADMAAQGELLNEVSRLVDEGTLRTTLGEVFGTICAENLKRAHEFIESGRARGKVVLEGFA; this is translated from the coding sequence ATGCGCGCCGTCGGCTACCAGAAATCCCTTCCCATCGAGGATCCCGCCTCGCTTGTCGATATCGAGCAGCCGAAACCCGAACCCTCCGGGCGCGACCTTCTGGTGAAGATTCACGCGATCTCCGTCAATCCAGTCGACACCAAGGTTCGCCGGCGCGCGGAGCCCGAGGCCGGCGGCTGGAAGATTCTGGGATGGGACGCCGCGGGCACCGTCGAGGCCGTCGGCCCGGATGCGACGCTGTTCAAGCCCGGGGACGCGGTCTATTACGCCGGCGCACTCGAGCGCCCCGGCACCAACGCGGAGTTTCATCTGGTCGATGAGCGCATCGTCGGCCGCAAGCCCGCTTCCTTGTCATGGGCAGGAGCCGCTGCACTTCCGCTGACCGCAATCACGGCCTGGGAGGCGCTGTTCGACCGGCTGACCGTCAACAGGGCCGTGCCGGGTGGTCGCAATGCGATCCTGATCATCGGCGGCGCCGGCGGAGTCGGGTCCATCGCCATCCAGCTCATCCGCCGGCTCACCGACATCACCATCATCGCGACCGCATCACGTGCGGAAACGCGATCCTGGGTCGAGGATCTTGGCGCGCATCATGTGGTGGATCATTCCAGACCCCTGGCCGCTGAAGTCGCCGCGCTCGGAATCGGCGCTCCGGCCTTCGTCTTCTCCACGACCAATACGGAGGACCATCTCGCGCAGATCGTCGAGCTGATCGCCCCGCAAGGCCGCTTCGCGCTGATCGACGACCCGGCCGCGCTCGACGTGATGCCTTTCAAGCGCAAAAGCGTCTCCACGCACTGGGAGTTCATGTTCACCCGCTCGATGTTCTCAACCGCCGATATGGCGGCCCAGGGCGAGCTGCTCAACGAAGTGTCGCGGCTTGTCGATGAAGGCACGCTGCGCACCACGCTGGGCGAGGTGTTCGGCACGATTTGCGCCGAAAACCTCAAACGCGCTCATGAGTTTATCGAAAGCGGCCGTGCCCGGGGCAAGGTCGTGCTGGAAGGCTTCGCCTGA